TGATGGCTCAGACTTCGGGGGTAATCAATTTTACTGAAACCATCAAGCTACATATGGAGATGCCCGGCCAGGATCCGGAAATGATGAAAAAAATACCACAGACACATTCTGTACAAAAGGTTTTATACTTCCAGGGTGGAGAATCGCTGTATAAAAATAATCTGGGCAACCAGGATCTAGAAGTAAATAATAATGATCAGCATGGCGGCGAGATCCGTATGGTGATGAAATCCCCTGAAAATACACTATACGCTGATGTAAAAAATAATGTCATGATCAACTCGCAGGAGTTTTTTGGAAAATTATTTTTAATCAACGGTGAAAACAAAAAACAACTTTGGAAAATAACCGGAGAGCAAAAAACGCTGCTGGATTATACTTGTGTCAAAGCGATGTTACAGGACACGACCAATACAGTGGCTTGGTTTACGACAAAACTACCTGCCAATATGGGGCCTAATGGATTTACCGGTTTGCCTGGCATGATCATGATGGTAGATATTGACAACGGGGAGCGCATTTATGTAGCGTCTAAAATTGAACTCCGGGACCTGGCTGAAGGAGAAATGACTAAACCAGAAAAAGGAAAGAAAGTGTCTGGAGAAGAATTTGAAAAAATCAGAAAAGAAAAAATGGAAGAAATGGGTGCGGTACAAGGCAAAGGAGGCACTTTTAAAGTCATGATTCGGGAGGAAAGGAATTAGGAACTTTGTTCGCGCAATAACAATGTAATAGTCGCGCAACGACTTGCCTACCGGCAGGCAGGCACAAAGACGCAAAGTTGAGTTTTACATTCATCGCGCAACGACGCAAAGAGGGATTGTAGCGTAGTAGCATATTAAAACTAAGGCTCTGGTTTTTTGATAGGTGGAAATATCAGTCATAGACATAATCACATTTTATTCACTTCTTATTCCTTTCCATTGAAGTATTCAATATTATTCGGTTTTATTTTTTTATCGGCGGCATTGACATCCCAATCACTGGTAGTCAGAGGGGTTTTGCAGGATTCTTCCGGGAACTCCTTGCCTGCTGCTACGGTAATGTTGCTCAGTGCTAAAGATTCTATTATGCAGGAATTCGTGACTTCGGGTGATGATGGTACATTTAAAATACGGGCTGCAAAAATAAAGACTATGTCCTGCAGGTCTTATTCCTGGGACTGGAGACTTTAAATAAAAATGTCAAGTCGTCAACAGATGATATCGATCTGGGTATCCTCACCTTGCTGCCGTCTGCATCTGCCCTGCCCAATATAGATGTCATCGGTGAGTACGATCTGATGAAAATAGGAAAGGATACTGTAGAATACAATGCCAAAGCTTTTAAAGTCCAACCAGGTGCTGCCGTAGAAGACCTGCTCAAGCGACTCCCCGGGCTGGAAGTACAACGTGATGGATCAGTCAAAGCTTATGGTGAAGATGTGCAAAATGTCCTGGTGGATGGCAAAGAATTTTTTGGAAAGGACACACGCATCGCTACTAAAAATCTGGAGGCGGATGCGGTAGACAAAGTACAGGTCTTTGACAAACGGTCTGACATGGCAGAATTTACCGGGGTGGAAGATGGTCGCGATGAAAAAACCATCAATCTTAAACTCAAAGAAAATCGCAAAAATGGACATTTTGGTACGGCAGAGCTGGCAGGCGGAACTCATGATAGGTTCAAGACAAAATTTAACCTCAATAGGTTTGCCCCTAAGGCCCGCACCTCCATC
Above is a genomic segment from Saprospiraceae bacterium containing:
- a CDS encoding GLPGLI family protein; its protein translation is MKKISVLIIVLYFSYGLMAQTSGVINFTETIKLHMEMPGQDPEMMKKIPQTHSVQKVLYFQGGESLYKNNLGNQDLEVNNNDQHGGEIRMVMKSPENTLYADVKNNVMINSQEFFGKLFLINGENKKQLWKITGEQKTLLDYTCVKAMLQDTTNTVAWFTTKLPANMGPNGFTGLPGMIMMVDIDNGERIYVASKIELRDLAEGEMTKPEKGKKVSGEEFEKIRKEKMEEMGAVQGKGGTFKVMIREERN
- a CDS encoding carboxypeptidase regulatory-like domain-containing protein, with the translated sequence MKYSILFGFIFLSAALTSQSLVVRGVLQDSSGNSLPAATVMLLSAKDSIMQEFVTSGDDGTFKIRAAKIKTMSCRSYSWDWRL